Proteins co-encoded in one Deinococcus sp. Leaf326 genomic window:
- a CDS encoding HD domain-containing phosphohydrolase: MQHEGTYLEPFRDIDSQEAYLSLLNAMPVMLWTADAEGQWQHVNTRWAEYTGMVGEARGFGFEEALHPDDVAPTLRRWHQSIDSGEPYEIEYRLRDRSGNYRCFLIRGVRVMSDLGEGVAWVGTCTDIEPQKRAEQEARLAQEAAVAALGIVLEARDRETHGHTARVALQAVRVGEHLQLTPEQLQELRLGASLHDLGKITIPDSILLKPGPLTLEERQEMEGHALEGEQLVRKLGFIPPSVLQLVRHHHERWDGQGYPDHLQGEDIPLLARIFSVIDVSDALLNERPYKRAWTVAETVAELRAQAGHQLDPQIALLFAGILQEQSEEDSDLNH, from the coding sequence ATGCAGCACGAAGGAACTTATCTGGAGCCCTTTCGGGACATCGACTCCCAGGAGGCCTACCTCAGTCTTCTCAATGCCATGCCCGTCATGCTCTGGACCGCTGATGCTGAGGGTCAGTGGCAACACGTCAACACTCGCTGGGCGGAGTACACCGGAATGGTCGGCGAAGCGCGCGGCTTCGGCTTCGAGGAAGCTCTCCATCCAGATGACGTTGCGCCCACGCTGCGGCGGTGGCATCAGTCCATCGACAGTGGGGAGCCCTATGAGATCGAATACCGATTACGAGACCGCAGCGGCAACTACCGCTGCTTTCTGATTCGTGGCGTGCGGGTAATGAGCGATTTGGGAGAAGGCGTGGCCTGGGTGGGCACCTGTACCGACATCGAGCCCCAAAAGCGTGCGGAGCAGGAAGCGCGACTGGCCCAGGAAGCGGCCGTGGCCGCCTTGGGCATTGTCCTTGAGGCGCGCGATCGTGAAACCCATGGCCACACGGCCCGGGTTGCTCTTCAAGCCGTTCGGGTGGGTGAGCATCTTCAACTGACGCCGGAGCAGTTGCAGGAGCTTCGTTTGGGGGCGAGCCTCCATGATTTGGGAAAGATCACCATCCCTGACAGCATCCTCCTGAAGCCTGGACCACTGACCCTCGAAGAGCGTCAGGAGATGGAAGGACATGCCCTGGAGGGCGAGCAGCTGGTGAGGAAGCTGGGCTTCATTCCGCCGAGCGTCCTGCAACTGGTTCGCCACCATCACGAGCGATGGGACGGCCAAGGGTACCCGGACCATCTTCAGGGTGAAGACATCCCGCTGTTGGCGAGAATATTTTCCGTGATCGATGTGTCGGACGCGCTCCTCAATGAACGGCCTTACAAAAGGGCGTGGACGGTGGCAGAAACAGTCGCGGAGTTGCGAGCCCAAGCAGGTCATCAGCTGGATCCCCAGATTGCTCTCCTGTT